A genomic segment from Microbulbifer elongatus encodes:
- the lexA gene encoding transcriptional repressor LexA, producing the protein MTNLTARQAQVLELIKSYLDDTGYPPTRAEIAQELGFRSPNAAEEHLKALARKGAIEMVAGASRGIRIPDYNNGLPIVGRVAAGNPILAEENIEEYCEIPAEFFHPPADYLLRVHGMSMKDAGILDGDLLAVQRTDNIRNGQIVVARIEDEVTVKRFKRRGNQATVQLLPENQDFDVIEVDMRDRSFAIEGLAVGVIRQNPI; encoded by the coding sequence ATGACAAACCTCACCGCACGCCAGGCTCAGGTACTGGAACTGATCAAATCCTATCTGGACGATACGGGCTACCCGCCCACCCGAGCCGAAATTGCCCAGGAGCTGGGTTTTCGCTCTCCCAATGCTGCGGAAGAGCACCTCAAGGCACTGGCCCGCAAAGGTGCAATTGAAATGGTCGCCGGCGCATCCCGCGGCATCCGTATCCCCGACTACAACAATGGCCTGCCGATCGTGGGCCGCGTTGCAGCGGGTAACCCGATTCTGGCGGAAGAGAATATCGAGGAATACTGTGAGATTCCCGCGGAGTTTTTTCATCCGCCGGCAGATTACCTGTTGCGGGTGCACGGCATGAGCATGAAGGACGCGGGTATTCTCGATGGGGATTTACTGGCGGTGCAGCGCACCGACAATATTCGCAATGGGCAGATTGTGGTCGCGCGTATCGAAGACGAAGTCACGGTAAAACGCTTCAAGCGCCGCGGGAACCAGGCGACGGTGCAGCTGCTGCCAGAGAATCAGGATTTTGATGTGATTGAAGTGGATATGCGGGATCGCAGCTTTGCGATTGAAGGTCTCGCGGTGGGTGTGATTCGCCAGAATCCGATCTGA
- a CDS encoding DUF6763 family protein translates to MARIAPEIGNWFENFDTGDLFEVVAVDHPARTIEIQYLDGSLDEIDFQNWPAMPVIGAAAPEDPNAGYGTVADEMQDDEDAGYRSPIFSPAQSAIDRLEGESFPGTDEGF, encoded by the coding sequence ATGGCACGAATCGCTCCGGAAATTGGCAATTGGTTTGAAAACTTCGATACCGGTGATCTGTTTGAAGTGGTTGCCGTCGATCACCCGGCTCGCACCATTGAAATCCAGTACCTGGACGGCAGTCTGGACGAAATCGACTTCCAGAACTGGCCGGCAATGCCGGTCATCGGCGCTGCGGCTCCCGAAGACCCCAACGCCGGGTACGGCACTGTGGCGGATGAAATGCAGGATGACGAAGATGCCGGTTATCGCAGTCCGATTTTTTCCCCCGCACAGAGTGCGATCGACCGGCTCGAGGGGGAAAGCTTCCCCGGTACCGATGAGGGCTTCTGA
- a CDS encoding TetR/AcrR family transcriptional regulator, with protein sequence MSQSDTVHRILDAAEVLFAERGFTETSLRTITSTAGVNLAAVNYHFGSKKELIQAVFERFLTPFTDILNRELTRRGGASEPLQLDDLLQSLYRVALAGLASQGRDPKRFMRLLGLAYTQSQGHLRRFIVSRYGDSYRRFAGQLAAALPHVDPVTFYWRLYFMLGATVFSLSSFDAIEAILREDFGAESSLEETLARLAPAAVAMLTAPMPGESAGDNH encoded by the coding sequence ATGAGTCAGTCAGACACGGTCCATCGTATTCTGGACGCCGCGGAAGTCCTGTTCGCAGAGCGGGGTTTTACGGAGACCTCCCTGCGGACCATAACCAGTACCGCCGGGGTGAACCTGGCAGCGGTCAATTACCATTTTGGTTCTAAAAAAGAATTGATTCAGGCGGTTTTTGAACGTTTCCTTACACCTTTTACGGATATTCTGAATCGCGAGCTTACCCGGCGGGGTGGTGCGAGCGAGCCGTTGCAGCTGGATGATCTCCTGCAGAGTCTGTATCGCGTTGCCCTCGCGGGGCTCGCCAGCCAGGGGCGCGACCCCAAGCGCTTTATGCGTCTGCTGGGACTGGCGTATACGCAGTCTCAGGGGCATCTGCGCCGCTTTATCGTATCCCGCTATGGCGACAGCTACCGGCGCTTTGCCGGCCAGCTGGCGGCCGCGCTGCCGCATGTGGATCCGGTGACATTTTACTGGCGCCTTTACTTTATGCTCGGTGCGACGGTGTTTTCTCTTTCGAGCTTTGACGCCATCGAAGCTATCCTTCGTGAGGATTTTGGCGCCGAGAGCAGCCTGGAAGAGACCCTGGCGCGGTTGGCTCCGGCGGCGGTGGCCATGCTGACTGCGCCCATGCCCGGCGAAAGTGCCGGCGACAACCATTAA
- the nagZ gene encoding beta-N-acetylhexosaminidase has protein sequence MSKPIGPVMIDVEGHALTDEDRALLQHPQVGGLIFFARNFDSRPQLEALVAEIRSVRPEILLAVDQEGGRVQRFRDSFTRIPSMQALSAHADQQRLEDVGWLLAAELLAVGIDFSFAPVLDADDDFCRIVGDRSFARDPLKLADKARPFMRGMHDAGMATTGKHFPGHGQVLEDSHEELPVDQRPLEEVLAADCTPFSQCIAAGELEAVMPAHIRFAKVDENPVGFSRFWLQEILRKRLGFDGVIFSDDLTMEGAGAAGGYRERIHAAMAAGCDMGVVCNNRAGAVEVLEALKDFTPDPDSSRRLERMRGRAKMSSWDALTQSERWQKTRQWLASWM, from the coding sequence ATGTCTAAACCGATTGGGCCGGTAATGATCGATGTGGAGGGGCACGCCCTCACCGACGAAGATCGCGCGTTGTTGCAGCATCCTCAGGTTGGCGGATTGATCTTTTTTGCGCGCAACTTTGACAGCCGTCCACAGCTGGAGGCACTGGTGGCAGAGATTCGCTCAGTGCGGCCCGAAATTCTGCTGGCCGTGGACCAGGAAGGGGGGCGGGTTCAGCGGTTTCGGGACTCTTTTACCCGTATCCCGTCCATGCAGGCGCTGAGCGCCCACGCAGATCAACAGCGGCTGGAAGATGTGGGCTGGTTGCTGGCCGCAGAACTGTTGGCTGTGGGGATCGACTTCAGTTTTGCGCCGGTGCTGGACGCGGATGACGATTTTTGCCGCATTGTCGGCGATCGCAGTTTTGCCCGGGATCCATTGAAGCTCGCCGACAAGGCGCGCCCATTTATGAGAGGTATGCACGATGCCGGGATGGCCACCACCGGCAAGCATTTTCCGGGTCACGGACAGGTGCTGGAAGACAGCCACGAAGAGCTGCCTGTAGACCAGCGTCCCCTGGAGGAGGTCTTGGCTGCGGATTGCACGCCGTTTAGTCAGTGTATTGCGGCCGGTGAGCTGGAAGCCGTCATGCCGGCCCATATTCGTTTCGCCAAGGTCGATGAAAACCCCGTGGGCTTTTCCCGTTTCTGGCTGCAGGAGATACTGCGCAAGCGCCTCGGCTTCGATGGTGTCATCTTCAGTGATGATCTGACCATGGAAGGCGCCGGTGCCGCGGGCGGTTATCGTGAGCGGATTCACGCGGCCATGGCGGCGGGGTGTGATATGGGTGTGGTTTGTAATAATCGTGCCGGCGCGGTCGAGGTGCTGGAGGCTCTGAAAGACTTTACTCCGGATCCCGATTCCAGCCGTCGTCTCGAGCGGATGCGTGGGCGCGCAAAAATGTCATCCTGGGACGCGTTGACTCAGAGTGAGCGTTGGCAGAAAACCCGCCAGTGGTTAGCCTCCTGGATGTAA
- a CDS encoding mechanosensitive ion channel family protein has translation MELFVESVTAFLRSLVGDDRFWIAEVFVVVLITAIASWILGLFVNRMRERAERTVNPWDDALVNSINPPASILVWLLGLSFAAARAGDATGAELLLWLEGKPRAIGFVVVVTWFAMRFAKEVERNLADPRYVRKPIDTTTVRAIGKLVRASILITAAMVVMERLGYNLSGILAMGGIGGLAIGFAAKDLLANFFGGLMIYLDRPFKVGDWVRSPDKEIEGTVEDIGWRLTRIRTFDKRPLYIPNGVFTQISVENPSRMLNRRIYETIGIRYDDAQLMAPIVKEVRSMLEGHPEIDTNQTLIVNFNSFAPSSLDFFIYTFTKTTDWVRYHEIKQDVLLKILKIVEDQGASCAFPTSTLHIADIPELALSDRRAEPSNSVGA, from the coding sequence ATGGAGTTATTTGTGGAGTCAGTTACAGCGTTTCTGCGCTCTCTGGTGGGGGATGATCGCTTCTGGATTGCGGAAGTCTTTGTCGTCGTATTGATAACGGCAATCGCGTCCTGGATTCTTGGGCTGTTTGTGAATCGTATGCGCGAGCGCGCAGAGCGCACCGTCAACCCCTGGGATGATGCGCTCGTCAACTCGATCAACCCCCCAGCCTCGATACTGGTGTGGTTGTTGGGGCTCTCGTTTGCCGCCGCGCGCGCCGGAGATGCCACTGGCGCGGAGCTGCTGCTCTGGCTGGAAGGCAAGCCCAGAGCAATTGGGTTTGTGGTGGTGGTTACCTGGTTTGCCATGCGTTTTGCGAAAGAGGTTGAGCGCAACCTGGCGGATCCGCGCTATGTGCGCAAGCCCATCGATACCACCACGGTGCGGGCCATCGGAAAGCTGGTCCGTGCATCTATCCTGATCACCGCGGCGATGGTCGTCATGGAGCGGCTTGGCTATAACCTCAGCGGTATTCTCGCCATGGGAGGTATTGGCGGCCTTGCCATCGGCTTTGCGGCCAAAGACCTGCTTGCCAACTTCTTCGGTGGCCTGATGATCTACCTGGACCGCCCATTCAAAGTGGGGGACTGGGTGCGTTCGCCCGACAAGGAAATCGAAGGCACGGTAGAGGATATCGGTTGGCGCCTGACCCGCATTCGCACCTTCGACAAGCGCCCGCTGTACATTCCCAATGGTGTCTTTACCCAGATTTCCGTGGAAAACCCATCGCGCATGCTGAACCGTCGGATATACGAAACCATCGGTATTCGTTATGACGATGCGCAATTGATGGCGCCGATCGTGAAAGAGGTGCGCAGCATGCTTGAGGGGCACCCGGAGATCGATACCAACCAGACCCTGATCGTCAATTTCAATTCGTTCGCACCTTCGTCACTGGATTTCTTTATCTACACCTTTACCAAGACCACCGATTGGGTGCGTTATCACGAAATTAAGCAGGATGTGCTGCTGAAAATCCTGAAGATCGTCGAAGACCAGGGCGCTTCCTGTGCCTTCCCGACATCCACCCTGCACATTGCCGACATCCCGGAGCTGGCGCTGAGTGATCGACGCGCCGAACCGTCGAACTCCGTCGGCGCCTAG
- a CDS encoding cold-shock protein — MSDRVTGTVKWFNNARGYGFITSSEGSEDIFVHYRSIRGDGYKTLNEGQAVEFEMQQGDKGLLAEDVVPCE; from the coding sequence ATGAGTGATCGCGTTACGGGTACCGTGAAGTGGTTTAACAATGCCCGGGGTTATGGCTTTATCACCAGTTCCGAAGGTTCAGAAGATATTTTTGTTCACTACCGCAGCATCCGCGGCGATGGCTACAAAACCCTGAATGAAGGGCAGGCGGTAGAGTTCGAAATGCAGCAAGGTGACAAAGGCCTGCTGGCTGAAGACGTGGTTCCCTGCGAATAA
- a CDS encoding CsiV family protein: MTTLKTKVAERLTRSITTKAATAVTCLAAALPLLLGANSTQAAGYAGTQFEIEMVVFSRTQGMNASRETWPTNPVLAYDSKWVDFNTPSRGDPLVPALQPATNQLNNKVAALTRDPGYEVLFHKTWRQVLQTERNAPAVLINGGDVSGNHHQLEGSVTLSVARYLHLSTDLWLSEWADQSGFDQRQWSPQAADNDTPLTAPTGIAVPARPRALQPKPAAEFTDEPMGLTSTENPGSLQSSGYSEPGRGGFSTTADRAVFHGEQAGVDTAPAPPAEKIAKRVAVLQEERRLRSGELHYIDHPKLGVLIEVRTVKPSPEDALEPTGLTD; this comes from the coding sequence ATGACCACTTTGAAGACCAAGGTCGCCGAGCGACTGACCCGTTCCATCACCACCAAAGCCGCTACCGCGGTTACCTGCCTGGCTGCCGCCCTCCCCCTGCTGTTGGGCGCAAACAGCACTCAGGCGGCCGGCTACGCGGGCACACAGTTTGAAATTGAAATGGTGGTGTTTTCCCGCACGCAGGGCATGAACGCCTCCCGGGAGACCTGGCCGACCAACCCCGTGCTCGCGTACGACAGCAAGTGGGTGGATTTCAATACACCTTCCCGTGGGGATCCCCTGGTGCCGGCCCTGCAACCAGCCACCAATCAACTGAACAACAAGGTAGCCGCCCTTACCCGGGACCCGGGCTACGAGGTTCTGTTTCACAAGACCTGGCGCCAGGTTCTGCAAACCGAACGCAACGCACCTGCGGTACTGATCAACGGCGGCGATGTCAGTGGCAACCACCACCAGCTGGAAGGCAGCGTCACTCTCAGCGTCGCACGCTATCTGCATCTGAGCACCGACCTGTGGTTGAGCGAATGGGCCGATCAGAGTGGATTCGACCAGCGCCAGTGGAGCCCACAGGCTGCAGATAATGACACCCCGTTGACCGCCCCCACAGGCATCGCCGTACCCGCGCGCCCCCGTGCGCTCCAGCCCAAGCCGGCTGCCGAGTTCACCGATGAACCCATGGGCCTGACCTCGACAGAGAACCCGGGCAGCCTGCAGAGTAGCGGCTATAGCGAGCCCGGCCGCGGTGGATTCAGCACCACTGCTGATCGAGCGGTGTTCCATGGTGAGCAGGCAGGCGTCGATACTGCCCCCGCCCCGCCCGCGGAGAAAATCGCCAAACGTGTCGCGGTACTGCAGGAAGAGCGCCGGCTACGCAGCGGCGAACTGCACTATATTGATCACCCCAAGCTGGGCGTGCTGATCGAGGTGCGGACGGTGAAGCCATCACCGGAAGACGCTTTGGAGCCGACCGGCCTCACCGATTAA
- the mfd gene encoding transcription-repair coupling factor: MSQFPPLSPPAFRSQNDRQFWGQLHGAAAALAILNAARASTAPTLLIARNSQEAHQLEVQLKFFNKPRRDDDTDRDGDALKIFQFPDWEILPYDTFSPHQDIISDRLATLYQLPQMGSGIVIVPISTLLHRLAPKDYVAGNALILSEGQKFDLDAQRKLLEQAGYHCVDTVYEHGEFAVRGALMDIFPMGSNLPYRIDLFDDEIESLRTFDPEDQRTVDKVAQIHLLPAREFPMHKLALAKFLERWHEQFDCDPGPVSIYQDISAGIAPAGIEYYLPLFFDECSSLFDYLPENSQVFIQGDLQQPVESFWREAENRYQSRRGDLTRPILEPRQVLLNIDEFYGALKSLPRAFFSSETLPEAEGNYNFATSQPPSLPVDGKSEQPLKALEAYLMDYKGRVLFCAESGGRREALLELLNGIRLKPKTLHSWQDFLDSDEPFAITVSPIDQGMVLADPTLNLIAEPQLFGDRVLQQRRRRKAKDDADNAVKNLAELRIGAPVVHIDHGVGRYKGLQSLDIDGQQAEFLTLEYGDGAKLYVPVASLHLISRYSGADEELAPLHKLGSETWQKAKRKAAEKVRDAAAELLDIYARREARVGHAFGDPGMAYREFASGFPFEETPDQQLAIEAVVGDMLSDKPMDRLVCGDVGFGKTEVAMRAAFVAAHGGKQVAMLVPTTLLAQQHFQSLQDRFADWPVTIEVISRFRSNKEVDAIKARVAEGKVDILVGTHKLLQSDLKFKNLGLLIIDEEHRLGVRQKEKLKSLRAEVDILNLTATPIPRTLNMAMAGIRDLSIIATPPARRLSVKTFVRERDDALIKEAILREILRGGQVYFLHNEVKSIERIAREIQELVPEARIGIGHGQMRERELEGVMSDFYHKRFNVLVCTTIIETGIDIPTANTILIERADKFGLAQLHQLRGRVGRSHHQAYAYLLTPNKRAMTGDAVKRLEAISEAQDLGAGFTLATHDLEIRGAGELLGEEQSGQIQSVGFSLYMEMLDHAVKAIREGRTPNIDEPLESPAVDVNLRVPALIPEDYLPDVHSRLIMYKRIANAENKDALKELQVEMIDRFGLLPEPVKHLFRITEIKLNANKMGIRKLEASATGGRIEFADNANVDPLTLVKLVQTRPTTYRLQGANQLNFVIDESGPEQRLQQVNDVLQQLSQ; this comes from the coding sequence ATGAGTCAGTTCCCCCCTTTGTCCCCCCCCGCATTTCGCAGCCAGAATGACCGACAATTCTGGGGTCAACTGCATGGCGCCGCCGCCGCACTGGCCATCCTCAACGCCGCGCGCGCCAGCACCGCACCCACACTGCTGATCGCACGCAACAGCCAGGAAGCGCATCAACTTGAGGTGCAGCTGAAATTTTTTAACAAGCCGCGGCGAGATGACGACACCGATCGCGACGGCGACGCGCTGAAGATTTTCCAGTTTCCAGACTGGGAAATCCTCCCCTACGACACCTTCTCGCCGCACCAGGACATCATCTCGGACCGACTGGCCACGCTGTATCAACTGCCGCAGATGGGCAGTGGCATTGTGATTGTGCCGATCAGCACCCTGCTCCACCGACTGGCACCGAAAGACTATGTCGCCGGCAATGCGCTGATTCTCAGCGAAGGGCAGAAATTTGACCTGGATGCCCAGCGCAAGCTGCTGGAGCAGGCGGGATATCACTGCGTAGATACCGTCTACGAACACGGCGAGTTTGCGGTGCGCGGCGCACTGATGGACATCTTTCCCATGGGCAGCAACCTGCCCTACCGCATTGACCTGTTCGACGATGAGATCGAATCACTGCGCACGTTCGACCCGGAAGACCAGCGCACCGTGGACAAGGTCGCGCAGATTCACCTGCTCCCCGCACGGGAATTTCCCATGCACAAACTGGCACTGGCGAAGTTCCTCGAGCGCTGGCACGAACAGTTCGACTGCGACCCGGGGCCAGTCTCCATTTATCAGGACATCAGTGCCGGTATCGCACCGGCGGGGATCGAATATTATCTGCCGCTGTTTTTCGATGAGTGCTCGAGCCTGTTTGATTACCTGCCGGAAAACAGCCAGGTCTTCATTCAGGGCGACCTGCAGCAGCCGGTGGAATCTTTCTGGCGAGAGGCCGAAAACCGCTATCAAAGCCGCCGCGGCGACCTGACCCGGCCAATCCTGGAGCCGCGCCAGGTCCTCCTGAACATCGACGAATTCTATGGCGCCCTGAAAAGCCTGCCGCGCGCCTTTTTCTCCAGTGAAACCCTGCCCGAAGCAGAGGGTAACTACAACTTCGCCACCAGCCAGCCACCGAGCTTGCCGGTGGATGGAAAATCCGAGCAGCCACTGAAAGCCCTCGAAGCCTACCTGATGGACTACAAAGGCCGGGTACTGTTCTGCGCGGAAAGCGGCGGCCGCCGCGAGGCCCTGCTGGAGCTGTTGAACGGTATACGCCTGAAACCCAAAACTCTGCACAGCTGGCAGGATTTCCTCGACAGCGACGAACCCTTCGCGATTACCGTATCGCCGATTGATCAGGGCATGGTACTGGCGGACCCCACACTGAACCTGATCGCAGAACCTCAGCTGTTCGGCGATCGGGTATTACAGCAACGTCGTCGACGCAAAGCCAAAGACGACGCAGACAACGCCGTCAAAAACCTGGCGGAGTTGCGGATCGGCGCCCCGGTGGTCCACATCGATCACGGCGTGGGTCGCTATAAAGGCCTGCAAAGCCTGGATATCGACGGTCAGCAGGCAGAATTCCTCACCCTGGAATACGGCGATGGCGCCAAACTCTATGTACCGGTTGCCAGCCTGCACCTGATCAGCCGCTATTCCGGCGCCGACGAAGAGCTGGCCCCACTGCACAAACTTGGCAGCGAAACCTGGCAGAAGGCCAAGCGCAAGGCGGCGGAGAAAGTCCGCGATGCCGCCGCCGAGTTACTGGATATCTACGCCCGCCGCGAAGCTCGCGTGGGACACGCGTTTGGCGATCCGGGCATGGCCTACCGGGAGTTTGCCTCTGGCTTCCCGTTTGAAGAGACACCGGATCAGCAGCTGGCGATTGAAGCGGTTGTCGGCGATATGCTGTCGGATAAACCCATGGACCGACTGGTGTGTGGTGATGTTGGCTTCGGTAAAACGGAAGTGGCCATGCGCGCGGCGTTTGTTGCCGCACATGGGGGCAAGCAGGTAGCCATGCTGGTGCCCACGACGCTGCTTGCGCAACAGCATTTCCAGTCCCTGCAGGACCGGTTCGCAGACTGGCCGGTAACCATTGAAGTCATTTCCCGCTTCCGCAGCAACAAAGAAGTGGACGCGATCAAAGCGCGCGTCGCCGAAGGCAAGGTCGACATTCTGGTGGGGACCCACAAGCTGCTACAGAGTGACCTCAAGTTCAAAAACCTGGGCCTGCTGATCATCGACGAAGAACACCGCCTCGGTGTACGCCAGAAGGAAAAGCTGAAGAGCCTGCGCGCCGAGGTTGACATTCTCAACCTCACCGCCACACCCATCCCGCGCACCCTGAATATGGCCATGGCGGGCATCCGCGACCTCTCGATCATTGCCACGCCGCCGGCGCGGCGCCTGTCGGTGAAAACCTTCGTGCGCGAACGGGACGATGCCCTGATCAAAGAAGCGATCCTGCGGGAGATCTTGCGCGGCGGTCAGGTGTACTTCCTGCACAATGAGGTAAAAAGCATCGAGCGCATCGCCCGGGAAATTCAGGAGCTGGTACCGGAAGCCCGCATTGGAATCGGGCACGGGCAGATGCGCGAGCGCGAACTCGAAGGGGTGATGAGCGACTTTTATCACAAGCGCTTCAATGTGCTGGTGTGTACCACCATCATCGAGACCGGGATCGACATACCCACCGCCAATACCATCCTGATCGAGCGCGCGGATAAGTTTGGCCTGGCGCAGCTGCACCAGTTGCGCGGCCGGGTGGGCCGCTCCCACCACCAGGCCTACGCCTACCTGCTGACCCCCAACAAGCGCGCCATGACCGGCGACGCGGTCAAGCGCCTCGAAGCCATCAGCGAAGCCCAGGATCTGGGCGCGGGCTTCACCCTGGCTACCCACGACCTGGAGATCCGCGGTGCCGGTGAGCTGCTGGGGGAAGAACAGAGCGGCCAGATCCAGAGCGTCGGCTTCAGCCTGTATATGGAAATGCTCGACCACGCGGTAAAAGCCATTCGCGAAGGCCGCACCCCGAATATTGACGAGCCCCTGGAATCCCCGGCGGTGGATGTGAACCTGCGGGTACCGGCGCTCATTCCAGAGGATTATCTGCCCGACGTGCACAGCCGCCTGATCATGTACAAACGCATCGCCAACGCGGAAAACAAAGATGCACTGAAGGAGCTGCAGGTAGAGATGATTGACCGTTTCGGTCTGCTGCCGGAGCCGGTCAAGCACCTGTTCCGCATTACTGAAATCAAGCTGAACGCCAATAAAATGGGCATTCGCAAGCTGGAGGCCTCGGCCACCGGCGGGCGGATCGAGTTTGCCGACAACGCCAATGTGGACCCACTCACCCTGGTGAAGCTGGTACAGACCCGCCCCACCACCTACCGTTTGCAGGGTGCCAACCAACTCAACTTTGTCATTGATGAAAGTGGTCCGGAGCAGCGTTTGCAGCAGGTCAACGATGTGCTGCAACAGCTGTCTCAATAA
- a CDS encoding glyceraldehyde-3-phosphate dehydrogenase, whose amino-acid sequence MIPMIGKLNRESNVGIYMYGQNLVNRSVLSIMKAHRFVRQVEENELSEFETYPVLEVICKLDLGPVHIDLGTLTNKYMRDERGLPIEDFVREELADAAGAGKPLPQSQDVVIYGFGRIGRLVARLLIEKAGSGDVLRLRAIVLRKGKADNDLVKRASLLRRDSVHGAFNGTIRVDEETNTLICNGNEVKVIYANSPQEVDYTEHGINNALIVDSTGVWRDEEGLSQHLESKGAAKVLLTAPGKGDLKNIVYGINNGDITADDKILSAASCTTNAIVPVLKAVMDKYGVEHGHVETVHAYTNDQNLIDNYHKGERRGRSAALNMVLTETGAAKAVSKALPELKGKLTGNAIRVPTPNVSMAILNLRLGKETTKDELNEYMRDVALHSPLRQQIDFTNSPEVVSSDFVGSRRACVFDSIATIVDGDSAVLYCWYDNEFGYSCQVVRCLEDMAGVRYELFPKKD is encoded by the coding sequence ATGATTCCGATGATTGGCAAGCTCAACCGGGAAAGCAATGTCGGCATTTATATGTACGGCCAAAACCTGGTGAACCGCTCCGTGCTCAGCATCATGAAAGCGCATCGCTTTGTGCGTCAGGTGGAAGAGAACGAGCTGTCCGAGTTTGAGACCTATCCAGTTCTGGAGGTCATCTGCAAGCTGGACCTGGGTCCGGTGCATATCGACCTGGGTACCCTGACCAACAAATATATGCGCGATGAGCGCGGCCTGCCCATCGAAGACTTCGTGCGTGAAGAGCTGGCGGACGCTGCCGGCGCCGGCAAGCCGCTGCCGCAATCCCAGGACGTGGTGATCTACGGCTTCGGCCGTATAGGCCGCCTGGTGGCCCGCCTGCTGATCGAGAAGGCGGGCAGTGGTGATGTGCTGCGCCTGCGCGCCATCGTGCTGCGCAAGGGCAAGGCGGACAACGATCTGGTCAAGCGCGCTTCTCTGCTGCGTCGCGATTCGGTGCACGGCGCCTTCAATGGCACCATCCGGGTGGACGAAGAGACCAACACCCTGATCTGCAACGGCAATGAGGTGAAGGTGATCTACGCCAACTCCCCGCAGGAGGTGGATTACACCGAGCACGGTATCAACAATGCTCTGATCGTTGACAGTACCGGTGTGTGGCGCGACGAAGAAGGCCTGTCCCAGCACCTGGAGAGCAAGGGTGCGGCGAAAGTGCTGCTGACCGCGCCGGGCAAGGGTGACCTGAAGAACATCGTTTACGGCATTAATAACGGTGATATCACTGCCGACGACAAGATCCTGTCTGCCGCCTCCTGTACCACCAATGCCATTGTGCCGGTGCTGAAAGCGGTGATGGACAAGTACGGCGTGGAGCATGGCCACGTGGAAACCGTGCATGCCTATACCAACGACCAGAACCTGATCGACAACTACCACAAAGGGGAGCGTCGCGGTCGCTCTGCCGCTCTGAACATGGTGCTGACCGAGACCGGTGCGGCAAAGGCGGTCTCCAAGGCGCTGCCGGAGCTGAAGGGCAAGCTCACCGGCAACGCGATTCGCGTGCCCACCCCGAACGTTTCCATGGCGATCCTGAACCTGCGCCTGGGCAAGGAGACCACCAAGGACGAGCTGAACGAGTACATGCGCGATGTCGCGCTGCATTCGCCGCTGCGTCAGCAGATCGACTTCACCAACTCTCCGGAAGTGGTGTCCAGTGACTTCGTGGGCTCCCGCCGTGCCTGTGTATTCGACTCTATTGCCACCATCGTGGATGGGGATAGTGCGGTACTCTACTGCTGGTACGACAACGAATTCGGTTATAGCTGTCAGGTGGTGCGTTGCCTGGAAGATATGGCCGGGGTGCGTTACGAGCTGTTCCCGAAGAAAGACTGA